AGCTTTGCTCTCATACAAGCCAGAAGTTGTGATCTCAACAAACTCAACATTGGCCTTTAGTTTATCAATAGTTAAAACACCATTATAAGTCATGCCAGAAGCCAAACCTCCTAAAAGTTTCTTAATGATATTTTGCACAGGACCTCTAAAAGGTACTTTCGTTTTCTCGCCTTCTATGCTTATAACTTCTTTTGTCTTTTGATTGTCTTTTTCAAGCTTTTGGATAGCAGCGTCAAAACTAGCCATTCCTCGATATATTTTAAACGGCTTGCCTTTTACCTGAACAATATCGCCGGGAGTCTCAACGGTGCCACTAACCAAAGAGCCAATCATCACATTATCAGCTCCTGCTCCTATTGCCTTAACAATGTCACCAGCTTGTTTGATTCCTCCATCAGCGCAAATTGGCACTTGGTCTCCTACAACTTGATACACTTCATCAATAGCTGTAAGTTGCGGAACCCCACACCCCGTCATAATTCTTGTTGTGCACATCGACCCTGGGCCTACACCCACTTTTATCGCATCAGCTCCCCAATCCAATAAATCCTGAGCGGCTTCCTTTGAGGCAATATTGCCGCACATGACATCAATAGCGGGATATTTATCTTTAATATACAAAAGAGCATCCTTAGCGGATTCACTATGTCCATGAGCGATATCCAAAACGATAATGTCAACTCCCTCGACATCCAAAGCGGCTAATCGCTCCTCATAATCCTTGACTCCTAATGCCGCCGCAGTCAAAAGTCCACTTTCTTTTACTTTGCGAATTTCATTGGCTTGCTCTTCAATTGTCAAAAACCTATGAATAACTCCCAGTCCTCCCAATTTCCCTACAGCTATAGCCATGGTACTTTCACATATAGTATCCATGTTAGCGATTACCAAAGGTATATCGATATCATGATTTCTAGTCACTTTAGTCTTAAAAACTACATTTTGTCGCGACTTGATCTTATTGTACTTAGGTACAATC
The sequence above is a segment of the Aureibacter tunicatorum genome. Coding sequences within it:
- a CDS encoding IMP dehydrogenase, which codes for MNIRKAYSFDDVLIVPKYNKIKSRQNVVFKTKVTRNHDIDIPLVIANMDTICESTMAIAVGKLGGLGVIHRFLTIEEQANEIRKVKESGLLTAAALGVKDYEERLAALDVEGVDIIVLDIAHGHSESAKDALLYIKDKYPAIDVMCGNIASKEAAQDLLDWGADAIKVGVGPGSMCTTRIMTGCGVPQLTAIDEVYQVVGDQVPICADGGIKQAGDIVKAIGAGADNVMIGSLVSGTVETPGDIVQVKGKPFKIYRGMASFDAAIQKLEKDNQKTKEVISIEGEKTKVPFRGPVQNIIKKLLGGLASGMTYNGVLTIDKLKANVEFVEITTSGLYESKAHGLVK